The genomic region GGCTCAATCCAGAATCCCAATACGCATGGGGCATTGGCGACAGCATTATTGATTTGTACGCCCGCGAGTGTGATGTGCTGACCGAGTGCCGTAATCTGGAACAATTGCGGCAGGTGATGGCGTATCTGACGCGCTCGGTGGCGTAGGCAACCGAGCGCGTTCTTCCTCTTCCGCTAGTGCAGTGCCCCCACAACGGCTTCCACAGCGCGGCGAAGCGTGCCGCTGACAATCATCTCGCGTGCGGCTTCAATGTCCGGCGTCATGATGCGGTCGCGGTCGAGGGGCGGGATGCGGGTGCGCAGGGCGTCGAGCGCGGCTTTCACGCCCGGACCAGGTTCCAGCGGCTTGTGGAAGTCGAGCGCCTGGGCGGCGTTGACGAGTTCGATGGCAATCACCCAACGGGCGTTTTCCAGCACCATGCGCGCTTGCCGTGCGGCGGTTGTGCCCATGGAGACGTGGTCTTCCTGGTTGGCGCTTGTGGGAATGGAATCCACCGAGGCGGGATGCGCCAGCACCTTGTTTTCGGAGACCAGGCTGGCGGCGGTGTACTGTGAAATCATCAAGCCGGAATTGAGCCCCCCTTGGCGCGCCAGAAACGCCGGCAATCCCGAAAGCGCCGGGTCGAGCATGTACTCGATGCGGCGCTCGCTGATGTTGGCGAGTTCAGCAATGGCAATTTTGGCGTAGTCCATGGCGAGCGCCACCGGTTGCCCGTGAAAGTTCCCCGCTGAGATGACGTCATCATCTTCGGCAAAGATGAGTGGGTTGTCGGTCACGCTGTTGATTTCACGTTCGAGCACGTCAGCCACGTGGGCGAGGGCGTCGCGGCTGGCGCCGTGCACTTGGGGAATACAGCGCAGCGAGTAGGCGTCTTGCACTTTGTCGCAATTTTCATGCGATTTGTGGATGGGGCTGTTCGCGCCCAACTTGCGCACGTTTTCGGCGACCAGCGCCGCGCCGGGGTGCGGGCGCACACGCGCCACCCGTGGGTCAAACGGGCGCAGGCTTCCTTTCAGGGCTTCCAGGCTCATCGCGCCGGCAATGTCCGCCACCGTGCACAGGTCAAACGCGTCGTACACCGTCAGCAGACCAACCGCGGTCATCGCCTGCGTGCCGTTGACCAGCGCCAACCCCTCTTTGGCTTCTAGCACCATGGGCGTCAACCCCGCGGCGCGCAAGGCTTCCCCACCGGGCAGAACGCGCCCCTGATACTCGGCGCGCCCTTCGCCGATGATGGGCAGGCACATGTGCGCCAGCGGGGCAAGGTCGCCACTGGCGCCCACCGACCCTTGCGAGGGCACAATCGGGTGCACCCCACGGTTGAGCATGGCAATCAGCAGGTCAAGCACCTCTTCGCGGATACCACTGTGCCCCAACGCCAGACTTTGGGCGCGGAGCAGCATCATCGCACGCACAACCTCGGTGGGGAAGGGGTCGCCAACACCCATGGCGTGGGAAAGCAGCAGATTGCGTTGGAGCAAGCGCGTATCTTCGGGGCTGATGCGTACTTGCGCGAATTTGCCAAAGCCGGTCGTCACACCATAGACCACGCGCTCTTCAGCCAGCACCTGCTCGATGTAGCGTCGCGAGGCGCGCACCTGCTCGCGCGCCTCATCATCCAGCGCCACGGGGGCGTGATGACGGGCAACCTGCACCACGTCTTCAAGCGTCAAGGGTTGACCAATCAGAATCGTCGCAGACACCGTTGTCTCCTTTCGCTCTTTTTGGGAAATGGTTGCCTCTATTCAACGCAAAGCCGGGGCGTGGGCAAATGGGCGCTTGTGCGGCGACGGCGCCGCCTGCACGCAGCACGGTTTAGGGCGTTGTCTCCTCATCTGACGCGACGGGGATACGCAACTCTTGCCCGATTTGAATCCAATCGGGGTTTTCCAGGTCGGGATTGGCGGCGATGATGGCTTCCACGGTTGTGCCGTACCGCTCGGCGATACTGAGAAGCGTGTCGCCTTCTTGCACAACGTAGAGGATGACGCGCGGCGTGGGCGTCGGCGGCGGCAGTGGAATGGTGCTTGTGGGGGGCGCAATCGCCGTCGCAATCGGGATGGGCGTGGCGAGCGGGCGGACGCTGTTGGCGTTCGCCCCACAAGCGGGAAGCGCGACGAGGATGAAAAGTAGCACAGGTACGGCGCGGGACATGGGCACCTCCTTCTCAGCGTTGACGACGTGGCGCATTCTATGCGGCGCAGTGATGAAGACAAACGTGTATAGCCATTGTTGAACATTTTGCAGTTGCCGAGTTTTGCCCCTCATGCTAGACTCGCCGACCCTTTTCAAAGAGCAAGAACCTCTGTGGAGCGACGAGGAGGCGCGAGATGATGGACCTGGAGACGATTCGGGCGTTACCCAAAGCCGAATTGCATGTGCACCTGGATACGTGTGTGCGTGTTGAAACCGCACGCGAACTGGCGCGCAAATATGAGATTGATTTGCCTGAGCCGCTGGAAATTTTCATGATCGCACCACCGCGTTGTGCCGACCTGGCTGACTTTCTGCGGCGTGTAGACCCCCAACTGGCTGTTTTGCAGACCGAGGAAGCCCTGGAACGCGTCGCGTATGAACTGGTGGAATCGTGGGCGCACGATGGCGTTGTTTATGGTGAAGTGCGCTATGCGCCCCAACTCTGCACCCGCGAGGGGTTGAGCATGGACGCCGTGGTCGAAGCCGTAGCGCGTGGGTTGAAAGCCGGCGCGGCTGATTTTGGCGTGACAGTGGGGCAAATTCTCTGTTGCCTGCGCCACGAGCCGCCCGATTTGAGCGAAGAAGTGGCGCGGCTGGCTATTCGACACCGCGACCGCGGCGAAACTCTGGTGATTGGGCTGGACCTAGCCGCCGACGAAGCCCGCTATCCGGGCGCACCACACCGCAAAGCCTTTGAACTGGCGCGCGAAGCCGATTTGCCGCGCACCGTCCACGCGGGCGAAGCCGCTGGTCCTGAAAGCGTGCGTGAGGCGCTGGACGTGCTGGGCGCGATGCGCATTGGGCACGGTGTGCGCACCGTCGAAGACCCCGACTTGCTCGCGCGTGTCCACCGCGAAGGCGTTTTGCTGGAAATGTGCCCCACCAGCAATGTCCAGACACGCGCTGCCGAAAGCCTGGAAGCCCACCCGATTGACTACTGCTATCGCCTGGGCGTCAAAGTCAGCGTCAGCACCGATTCGCGCACGATTACGCCCACCACCGTCTCGCGCGAATACGCCCTTTTGAGCCGCCAGTTTGGGTGGGGTGTGGAACACGTGCGCACCACCACGCGCTACGCGCTCGAAAGTGGCTTTGGCGACGCCGAAGCGCGCCGCGCCCTGTTAGACCGCGTCATGCAGGTGGTGGTATGAGCCTGGAACGGGTGCTGCTTGGCGAAATTCCCGCGTACCGTTTCACGCGGCTGACGCGCGTGCGCCATGCGATTTTCACACGGCACGGCGGCGTTTCGCAACCGCCGTTCGACACGCTCAACGTGAGTTGGGCGGTTGGCGACGATGAAGCCGCCGTGCGCGAAAATG from Ardenticatena maritima harbors:
- the hutH gene encoding histidine ammonia-lyase — encoded protein: MSATILIGQPLTLEDVVQVARHHAPVALDDEAREQVRASRRYIEQVLAEERVVYGVTTGFGKFAQVRISPEDTRLLQRNLLLSHAMGVGDPFPTEVVRAMMLLRAQSLALGHSGIREEVLDLLIAMLNRGVHPIVPSQGSVGASGDLAPLAHMCLPIIGEGRAEYQGRVLPGGEALRAAGLTPMVLEAKEGLALVNGTQAMTAVGLLTVYDAFDLCTVADIAGAMSLEALKGSLRPFDPRVARVRPHPGAALVAENVRKLGANSPIHKSHENCDKVQDAYSLRCIPQVHGASRDALAHVADVLEREINSVTDNPLIFAEDDDVISAGNFHGQPVALAMDYAKIAIAELANISERRIEYMLDPALSGLPAFLARQGGLNSGLMISQYTAASLVSENKVLAHPASVDSIPTSANQEDHVSMGTTAARQARMVLENARWVIAIELVNAAQALDFHKPLEPGPGVKAALDALRTRIPPLDRDRIMTPDIEAAREMIVSGTLRRAVEAVVGALH
- a CDS encoding LysM peptidoglycan-binding domain-containing protein, with amino-acid sequence MSRAVPVLLFILVALPACGANANSVRPLATPIPIATAIAPPTSTIPLPPPTPTPRVILYVVQEGDTLLSIAERYGTTVEAIIAANPDLENPDWIQIGQELRIPVASDEETTP
- the add gene encoding adenosine deaminase codes for the protein MMDLETIRALPKAELHVHLDTCVRVETARELARKYEIDLPEPLEIFMIAPPRCADLADFLRRVDPQLAVLQTEEALERVAYELVESWAHDGVVYGEVRYAPQLCTREGLSMDAVVEAVARGLKAGAADFGVTVGQILCCLRHEPPDLSEEVARLAIRHRDRGETLVIGLDLAADEARYPGAPHRKAFELAREADLPRTVHAGEAAGPESVREALDVLGAMRIGHGVRTVEDPDLLARVHREGVLLEMCPTSNVQTRAAESLEAHPIDYCYRLGVKVSVSTDSRTITPTTVSREYALLSRQFGWGVEHVRTTTRYALESGFGDAEARRALLDRVMQVVV